In the Passer domesticus isolate bPasDom1 chromosome 4, bPasDom1.hap1, whole genome shotgun sequence genome, one interval contains:
- the RHOH gene encoding rho-related GTP-binding protein RhoH has translation MLDSVKCVLVGDSAVGKTSLLVRFTSETFPDDYRPTVYENTGVDVFMDGVQISLGLWDTSGSDAFKGIRPLSYQQADVVLMCYSVANHNSFLNLRNKWISEIRSHLPRIPVLVVATQTDQRDMGPYSSSCISPIDGKRLAQDVRAKGYLECSALSNRGVQQVFECAVRTAVNQAKRQNRRKLFSINECKIF, from the coding sequence ATGCTGGATTCAGTCAAGTGTGTTCTGGTGGGAGACTCTGCAGTTGGGAAAACATCTCTCCTGGTACGTTTCACCTCTGAGACTTTTCCAGATGACTACAGACCCACCGTCTATGAAAATACCGGAGTGGATGTCTTCATGGATGGCGTACAGATCAGCTTAGGTCTTTGGGACACATCTGGCAGTGATGCCTTTAAAGGCATTCGCCCCCTCTCCTACCAACAGGCAGATGTGGTATTAATGTGCTACTCGGTAGCAAACCATAATTCCTTTCTGAACCTGAGGAACAAATGGATCAGTGAGATCCGCAGCCATTTGCCCCGCATCCCCGTTTTGGTGGTGGCCACTCAGACTGACCAGCGTGACATGGGTCCCTACAGCTCCTCCTGCATCAGCCCTATAGATGGCAAGCGGCTCGCCCAGGATGTGCGAGCCAAGGGCTATTTGGAGTgctctgccctcagcaacaGGGGAGTGCAGCAGGTGTTTGAGTGCGCTGTGCGGACAGCAGTCAATCAAGCCAAAAGGCAGAACAGGCGGAAGCTCTTCTCCATTAATGAGTGCAAGATCTTTTGA